A single Thunnus thynnus chromosome 6, fThuThy2.1, whole genome shotgun sequence DNA region contains:
- the LOC137185200 gene encoding uncharacterized protein: MGLMEGEEGQGDGYGAGPYYGHMTMSPDMYPASSHMMMSPDVYPPNGYLSRGSNDQHPGNNYLPSVSYSLDHLDRLDYQGPESLPYQPNSESCLIGCYNTEEMEPKNFPRQSDYRPPWRPDRPLGYLPLSELDSGLGCGPDSPHHRVALSEAETDAMSSLPGHTPSSQGSSSSSESLISSEPSDSGFHSVSTGEHRRLHKIHGSHAHRQTHHLRSGHSPREQRGRWDLESIPETTLMTHPGAPQSSRCTVGNSTTTTVHFHRAERSPTLPRHRSPPSPSIGCRTEPCQRRALWLEQQQGGGGTIEAPGRSQTITDLSEGQRRRRASHPNMPDPDRLLNSQPGAASNTLGPRSRASYPSNCHPTGPLSSHLSIDRTSLSNHQNAMRSSQGTSRSREEDSLSKSPGSGSSGASDWRGFQTLGNRTGNPKGSSVPFYSTLGAPQRSPCSPPSPRSRLSNQKSVRNQLLRARAYRLARERSEVTTDEEVRGEGEREGDDEGEDGRWAGRYWNRTERRRHLALSRQHRERRGAGEEQAGGVQGSLSSQTVLELSHMKQNRLRNSKLLDDWTTVEELLTHGTRVETDSQLCPSPLLSVTTV; encoded by the exons ATGGGACtgatggagggagaggaaggcCAGGGAGATGGCTACGGTGCTGG GCCCTACTATGGTCACATGACCATGTCACCAGACATGTATCCAGCCAGTAGTCACATGATGATGTCACCTGATGTCTATCCACCCAATGGCTACCTGTCCAGAGGGTCAAATGACCAGCATCCAGGGAACAACTACCTGCCCAGTGTCTCCTACAGCTTAGATCACCTGGACAGACTGGACTACCAG ggTCCAGAATCGTTGCCCTACCAACCCAActcagagagctgtttgattggCTGCTACAACACAGAGGAAATGGAGCCAAAGAATTTCCCCAGACAG tCTGACTATCGTCCTCCCTGGCGGCCTGATCGTCCTCTCGGCTACCTCCCCCTCAGCGAGCTCGACAGCGGGCTGGGATGTGGCCCCGACAGCCCACACCACCGAGTGGCGCTCTCTGAAGCCGAAACAGACGCCATGTCATCACTGCCGGGCCACACCCCCTCCTCTCAAggttcctcttcttcctctgagtCCCTGATCTCCTCTGAGCCCAGCGACTCAGGTTTCCACAGTGTCAGCACCGGGGAGCACAGACGGCTGCATAAGATTCACGGGAGCCACGCGCACCGGCAAACTCACCACCTGCGCTCAGGCCATTCCCCTCGAGAGCAGAGAGGACGCTGGGATTTGGAGTCCATCCCTGAGACAACTCTGATGACCCACCCTGGAGCTCCGCAGTCATCCCGCTGCACTGTGGGTAACAGCACCACCACAACAGTTCACTTccacagagctgagaggagTCCGACCTTACCACGCCACCGCTCGCCGCCATCCCCCTCCATTG GTTGTCGTACTGAGCCCTGCCAGCGGAGGGCACTATGgttggagcagcagcagggaggaggCGGAACCATAGAGGCTCCAGGGCGGAGTCAAACAATAACAGATTTGAGTGAAGGACAACGCCGTCGTAGGGCGAGTCACCCCAACATGCCTGATCCAGACAGACTGCTGAACAGCCAGCCAGGTGCAGCCAGCAACACGCTGGGGCCGAGGAGCAGGGCCAGTTATCCCAGTAACTGTCACCCCACCGGTCCCCTCAGCAGTCATCTCAGCATAGACAGAACCAGTCTGAGCAATCATCAGAATGCAATGAGGAGCAGCCAGGGCACCAGccggagcagagaggaggactCTCTCTCTAAGAGTCCTGGCTCGGGCTCCAGCGGAGCGTCAGACTGGCGAGGCTTTCAGACTCTCGGGAATCGCACCGGCAACCCTAAAGGTTCCTCTGTTCCGTTCTACAGCACACTGGGAGCCCCGCAACGGAGCCCGTGTTCTCCACCCTCTCCCCGCTCCAGGCTGTCCAATCAGAAGTCAGTCAGGAACCAGCTGCTAAGAGCCCGAGCTTACCGATTGGCCAGGGAGCGCAGCGAGGTCACAACAGATGAGGAGGTGcgaggagagggggagagagagggtgatGATGAAGGGGAGGATGGACGATGGGCCGGGCGGTACTGGAACCGGACCGAGAGGAGACGCCACCTGGCGTTGTCGCGGCAACACAGAGAGAGGCGAGGAGCAGGGGAGGAGCAGGCAGGCGGAGTTCAAGGGTCGTTGTCGTCTCAGACGGTGCTGGAGCTGAGCCACATGAAGCAGAACCGGCTGAGAAACAGCAAGCTGCTCGATGATTGGACAACTGTGGAGGAGCTGCTAACTCATGGGACAAGAGTGGAGACGGACAGTCAGCTCTGTCCCAGTCCTCTGCTGTCCGTTACTACTGTCTGA